One segment of Acropora muricata isolate sample 2 chromosome 8, ASM3666990v1, whole genome shotgun sequence DNA contains the following:
- the LOC136926789 gene encoding segment polarity protein dishevelled homolog DVL-3-like isoform X2, whose translation MEETKVIYHIDDEDTPYLVKLPKSPTDVTLSDFKNVLNRPSYKFFFKSMDDDFGVVKEEISDEEMNLPCFNGRVVAWLVTSDTSSVSDTGRDDQQSVISGTSDLHPPMPRTVGIGDSRPPSFHHGGQSTAGDFDSEAESTVSSRRGSRRREKHSINRNEVIHGRRRHESDRYESASVMSSDIETTSYQDSSDDQSSVSRFSSTTEGSQLLRGRHRRRRRRPRMPRVQRCSSFSTITESTMSLNIITVTLNMEKVNFLGISIVGQSNKRGDGGIYVGSIMKGGAVDLDGRIEPGDMLLQVNDVNFENMSNDDAVRVLREMVHKPGPITLTVAKCWDPTPKGYFTLPPSEPVRPIDTSAWVQHTTAMNQFGNPVVQYGKQPNSQSITTMTSTSSSMTSSLPESDRYTDIPDGEGLSLSTDMTTVVKAMAAPDSGLDVRDRMWLKITIPNAFIGSDVVDWLYSRVEGFQDRREARKYACNLLKSGFIRHTVNKITFSEQCYYVFGDLCGNMAALSIAEHEGDGDTDTLGPLPVHPHGTPWMAGPPSYGYVQMPPYPTAPPVMVDGQTPGYGQSLYSGHSGSQSPHSASGSSKRSGGNRGEGDNKSSGGSSSGRSGSSKGKDRETRSVEGSIHPPSVTIPAMPGMPVPGAPGLAMMPRPLDQVPDNMSASRNSFRMAMGNPCEFFVDVM comes from the exons ATGGAGGAAACAAAGGTGATATACCACATAGATGACGAAGATACACCGTACCTGGTAAAGCTGCCTAAAAGCCCTACCGATGTAACGCTTTCTGATTTCAAAAATGTGCTCAATCGGCCAAGTTACAAGTTCTTTTTCAAGAGTATGGACGATGACTTCGG TGTGGTTAAAGAAGAGATCAGCGATGAAGAGATGAACTTGCCTTGCTTCAATGGAAGGGTTGTTGCTTGG CTTGTTACCTCAGACACTAGTAGCGTATCAGACACTGGCAGAGATGATCAACAATCTGTGATATCGGGGACTTCTGATCTCCATCCTCCAATGCCAAGAACAGTTGGAATTGGTGATTCAAGACCACCGTCTTTTCA TCATGGGGGGCAGTCAACTGCAGGAGACTTTGACTCAGAAGCAGAGTCAACAGTGAGTTCAAGGAGAGGATCCAGACGTAGAGAAAAACATAGTATTAACAGAAACGAAG tAATCCACGGTAGACGTAGACATGAGAGTGATAGATATGAAAGTGCATCTGTGATGAGTAGTGATATTGAAACAACAAGTTATCAAGATTCTTCTGATGATCAAAGCAG TGTGTCAAGATTTTCAAGCACGACAGAGGGATCTCAGCTTCTTAGAGGAAGACACAGAAGGAGGAGGAGGCGACCAAGGATGCCAAGAGTTCAAAGA TGCTCATCATTCAGCACAATTACAGAATCCACCATGTCTCTCAACATCATAACCGTCACATTAAACATGG agaAAGTAAATTTTCTTGGAATAAGCATTGTTGGTCAGAGCAACAAAAGAGGCGATGGCGGAATTTATGTTGGCTCTATTATGAAAGG ggGTGCTGTTGATCTGGATGGAAGAATAGAACCAGGCGATATGCTTCTCCAG GTCAATGATGtgaattttgaaaatatgaGTAATGATGATGCAGTGAGAGTGTTGAGGGAGATGGTCCACAAACCAGG GCCGATAACTCTAACAGTAGCAAAGTGTTGGGACCCTACTCCAAAAGGATATTTTACATTACCTCCAA GTGAGCCAGTACGTCCAATTGATACGTCAGCTTGGGTACAGCACACTACTGCAATGAATC AGTTTGGCAATCCAGTGGTCCAATACGGAAAACAACCCAACAGCCAGTCTATTACTACCATGACGTCCACAAGCTCATCAATGACAAGTTCTTTGCCAGAATCTGACA GATATACTGATATTCCAGATGGTGAAGGACTTTCTCTTAGCACTGACATGACCACTGTAGTGAAAGCAATGGCTGCGCCAGACTCTGGTCTAGATGTGAGAGATCGAATGTGGCTGAAAATCACTATACCGAATGCATTTATAG GTTCCGATGTGGTGGACTGGCTTTATTCACGTGTAGAAGGTTTCCAGGACAGACGAGAAGCAAGGAAGTATGCTTGCAATCTTTTGAAG AGTGGTTTTATCCGTCACACAGTCAACAAGATCACATTTTCAGAGCAGTGCTATTACGTTTTTGGAGATCTTTGTGGAA ACATGGCTGCTCTCTCGATTGCTGAACACGAAGGAGATGGTGATACTGACACTCTGGGACCCCTCCCAGTCCATCCACATGGTACCCCGTGGATGGCTGGACCTCCTAGCTATGGATATGTGCAAATGCCTCCTTACCCTACAGCCCCTCCTGTCATGGTGGATGGACAAACCCCTGGATATGGTCAGTCACTATATAGCGGTCACAGTGGCAGCCAGAGTCCTCACAGCGCAAGCGGGAGCTCAAAACGAAGCGGTGGCAATCGAGGAGAAGGTGATAATAAGAGCAGTGGTGGAAGCAGCAGCGGGAGAAGCGGTAGCAGTAAGGGAAAAGACCGCGAGACGCGCAGTGTCGAGGGATCTATTCACCCGCCATCAGTGACAATACCAGCGATGCCTGGTATGCCTGTACCCGGGGCTCCCGGTCTCGCTATGATGCCGAGACCACTTGATCAAGTGCCCGATAATATGTCAGCTAGTCGGAACAGTTTTCGAATGGCGATGGGCAATCCTTGCGAGTTCTTTGTGGACGTAATGTAG
- the LOC136926789 gene encoding segment polarity protein dishevelled homolog DVL-3-like isoform X1 — MEETKVIYHIDDEDTPYLVKLPKSPTDVTLSDFKNVLNRPSYKFFFKSMDDDFGVVKEEISDEEMNLPCFNGRVVAWLVTSDTSSVSDTGRDDQQSVISGTSDLHPPMPRTVGIGDSRPPSFHHGGQSTAGDFDSEAESTVSSRRGSRRREKHSINRNEVIHGRRRHESDRYESASVMSSDIETTSYQDSSDDQSSVSRFSSTTEGSQLLRGRHRRRRRRPRMPRVQRCSSFSTITESTMSLNIITVTLNMEKVNFLGISIVGQSNKRGDGGIYVGSIMKGGAVDLDGRIEPGDMLLQVNDVNFENMSNDDAVRVLREMVHKPGPITLTVAKCWDPTPKGYFTLPPSEPVRPIDTSAWVQHTTAMNQFGNPVVQYGKQPNSQSITTMTSTSSSMTSSLPESDIPGYTDIPDGEGLSLSTDMTTVVKAMAAPDSGLDVRDRMWLKITIPNAFIGSDVVDWLYSRVEGFQDRREARKYACNLLKSGFIRHTVNKITFSEQCYYVFGDLCGNMAALSIAEHEGDGDTDTLGPLPVHPHGTPWMAGPPSYGYVQMPPYPTAPPVMVDGQTPGYGQSLYSGHSGSQSPHSASGSSKRSGGNRGEGDNKSSGGSSSGRSGSSKGKDRETRSVEGSIHPPSVTIPAMPGMPVPGAPGLAMMPRPLDQVPDNMSASRNSFRMAMGNPCEFFVDVM, encoded by the exons ATGGAGGAAACAAAGGTGATATACCACATAGATGACGAAGATACACCGTACCTGGTAAAGCTGCCTAAAAGCCCTACCGATGTAACGCTTTCTGATTTCAAAAATGTGCTCAATCGGCCAAGTTACAAGTTCTTTTTCAAGAGTATGGACGATGACTTCGG TGTGGTTAAAGAAGAGATCAGCGATGAAGAGATGAACTTGCCTTGCTTCAATGGAAGGGTTGTTGCTTGG CTTGTTACCTCAGACACTAGTAGCGTATCAGACACTGGCAGAGATGATCAACAATCTGTGATATCGGGGACTTCTGATCTCCATCCTCCAATGCCAAGAACAGTTGGAATTGGTGATTCAAGACCACCGTCTTTTCA TCATGGGGGGCAGTCAACTGCAGGAGACTTTGACTCAGAAGCAGAGTCAACAGTGAGTTCAAGGAGAGGATCCAGACGTAGAGAAAAACATAGTATTAACAGAAACGAAG tAATCCACGGTAGACGTAGACATGAGAGTGATAGATATGAAAGTGCATCTGTGATGAGTAGTGATATTGAAACAACAAGTTATCAAGATTCTTCTGATGATCAAAGCAG TGTGTCAAGATTTTCAAGCACGACAGAGGGATCTCAGCTTCTTAGAGGAAGACACAGAAGGAGGAGGAGGCGACCAAGGATGCCAAGAGTTCAAAGA TGCTCATCATTCAGCACAATTACAGAATCCACCATGTCTCTCAACATCATAACCGTCACATTAAACATGG agaAAGTAAATTTTCTTGGAATAAGCATTGTTGGTCAGAGCAACAAAAGAGGCGATGGCGGAATTTATGTTGGCTCTATTATGAAAGG ggGTGCTGTTGATCTGGATGGAAGAATAGAACCAGGCGATATGCTTCTCCAG GTCAATGATGtgaattttgaaaatatgaGTAATGATGATGCAGTGAGAGTGTTGAGGGAGATGGTCCACAAACCAGG GCCGATAACTCTAACAGTAGCAAAGTGTTGGGACCCTACTCCAAAAGGATATTTTACATTACCTCCAA GTGAGCCAGTACGTCCAATTGATACGTCAGCTTGGGTACAGCACACTACTGCAATGAATC AGTTTGGCAATCCAGTGGTCCAATACGGAAAACAACCCAACAGCCAGTCTATTACTACCATGACGTCCACAAGCTCATCAATGACAAGTTCTTTGCCAGAATCTGACA TCCCAGGATATACTGATATTCCAGATGGTGAAGGACTTTCTCTTAGCACTGACATGACCACTGTAGTGAAAGCAATGGCTGCGCCAGACTCTGGTCTAGATGTGAGAGATCGAATGTGGCTGAAAATCACTATACCGAATGCATTTATAG GTTCCGATGTGGTGGACTGGCTTTATTCACGTGTAGAAGGTTTCCAGGACAGACGAGAAGCAAGGAAGTATGCTTGCAATCTTTTGAAG AGTGGTTTTATCCGTCACACAGTCAACAAGATCACATTTTCAGAGCAGTGCTATTACGTTTTTGGAGATCTTTGTGGAA ACATGGCTGCTCTCTCGATTGCTGAACACGAAGGAGATGGTGATACTGACACTCTGGGACCCCTCCCAGTCCATCCACATGGTACCCCGTGGATGGCTGGACCTCCTAGCTATGGATATGTGCAAATGCCTCCTTACCCTACAGCCCCTCCTGTCATGGTGGATGGACAAACCCCTGGATATGGTCAGTCACTATATAGCGGTCACAGTGGCAGCCAGAGTCCTCACAGCGCAAGCGGGAGCTCAAAACGAAGCGGTGGCAATCGAGGAGAAGGTGATAATAAGAGCAGTGGTGGAAGCAGCAGCGGGAGAAGCGGTAGCAGTAAGGGAAAAGACCGCGAGACGCGCAGTGTCGAGGGATCTATTCACCCGCCATCAGTGACAATACCAGCGATGCCTGGTATGCCTGTACCCGGGGCTCCCGGTCTCGCTATGATGCCGAGACCACTTGATCAAGTGCCCGATAATATGTCAGCTAGTCGGAACAGTTTTCGAATGGCGATGGGCAATCCTTGCGAGTTCTTTGTGGACGTAATGTAG
- the LOC136926791 gene encoding myosin-J heavy chain-like, whose protein sequence is MQATHLNSSAIVQRLTTQQQQNSCGIDELIQKAEFENNEQVKLIETEKQRYSALLRQLDQKTHQVEDLEKSTTQLDEEAKQLYKQFTQNREICESLKRTNSILQEHEEALQKKKENSFAKVHQSRLENQCVLTKYQAIWDRYKEQYERRENAKELERIKTSAKQENEQLEKIQLQVQQLRIDISSMEMEKKQIDEIKEAGFQSAIPVVIKLAHLHLETKSTTASLQEVISNRKSTEQDLIKISTEKEQLSKSPKKGAELTEVSHISVNACPARTRQLQDAASLSGSRPLPQTSVQTITEEHMDQGNKDKEPPQDRDVNEEPDSSTLSGESLSHTQISINKDQQLHTSFENTQATPKTSEDQQQLHPETQIQCQTSKDAVEQSGYGRKEMGSTIPKSPISGLSQQTSCSEPTSSPFNFEDHSSIIQQLTKSPGDGFLFQSRPMFQISVNEDNEQVSQGRANFVFDMQEETNFPGTGPTGEFQMCTQNSNLFGAAVTAESRQDTRFFGTSASPFSACSIFGEPSPTTTNQQPESAEFSFSFGPTSLTTDDSSSNRSSTFSLFESFN, encoded by the exons ATGCAGGCGACACATTTGAATTCCTCAGCTATAGTTCAGCGCTTAACTacacagcaacaacaaaattccTGTGGAATCGACGAGCTTATCCAGAAAGCAG AATTTGAAAACAACGAACAAGTTAAACTGATAGAGACCGAAAAACAGCGCTATTCAG CTCTCTTGAGACAACTAGATCAGAAAACACATCAAGTGGAAGACTTAGAAAAGTCAACTACACAATTGGATGAAGAAGCTAAACAGCTGTACAAGCAATTCACACAGAACAGAGAGATATGCGAAAG CTTGAAGCGCACAAACAGTATTCTCCAGGAGCATGAAGAAGCATTacagaagaagaaagaaaattcttttGCTAAAGTGCATCAATCCAG GTTGGAAAACCAGTGTGTTCTTACAAAGTACCAGGCCATATGGGACAGATACAAAGAGCAATATGAGCGCAGGGAAAATGCCAAGGAGCTGGAAAGGATCAAGACCAGTGCAAAACAGGAAAATGAACAAT TGGAGAAGATTCAGTTGCAAGTTCAACAGCTAAGGATTGATATTTCAAGTATGGAAatggaaaagaaacaaattgatg AAATAAAGGAGGCGGGATTCCAATCTGCCATTCCAGTTGTTATTAAACT AGCTCATTTACATCTTGAGACAAAAAGTACCACAGCCAGCCTACAGGAAGTTATCAGCAATAGGAAAAGTACAGAACAGGACTTAATTAAGATATCCACGGAGAAGGAACAACTAAGCAAGTCTCCAAAGAAAG GTGCTGAACTGACAGAGGTCTCACACATATCAGTCAATGCTTGTCCAGCAAGAACAAGACAACTTCAAGACGCAGCTTCCCTTTCTGGTAGTAGACCACTGCCCCAAACATCAGTGCAAACTATCACTGAAGAACATATGGATCAGGGCAATAAAGATAAAGAGCCCCCACAAGATAGAGATGTAAATGAAGAGCCAGATAGTAGCACACTGTCAGGTGAAAGTCTGTCTCACACACAGATTTCAATTAACAAGGATCAGCAACTACATACAAGTTTTGAAAATACTCAAGCTACCCCAAAGACAAGTGAAGATCAACAACAACTCCACCCTGAGACACAAATTCAGTGCCAAACATCAAAGGATGCAGTTGAGCAAAGTGGATATG GTCGAAAAGAGATGGGGTCCACCATTCCAAAATCACCCATTTCAGGACTCAGCCAGCAAACCAGTTGTTCAGAGCCAACAAGTAGCCCATTCAACTTTGAGGATCACTCAAGCATCATCCAACAGCTGACCAAATCTCCTGGAGATGGTTTCTTGTTTCAAAGCCGGCCAATGTTTCAGATTTCTGTAAATGAAGATAACGAACAG GTAAGCCAGGGGAGAGCAAATTTCGTATTTGACATGCAAGAAGAAACGAACTTCCCTGGAACAG GCCCAACAGGTGAATTTCAGATGTGCACACAGAACTCAAACTTGTTTGGGGCAGCAGTGACTGCTGAAAGCCGACAGGACACAAGATTCTTTGGAACAAGTGCATCCCCATTCAGTGCCTGTTCCATCTTTGGAGAACCCAGTCCTACTACAACAAATCAACAACCAGAATCTGCAGAGTTTAGCTTTTCATTTGGTCCAACATCATTGACCACTGACGACAGCAGTTCAAACAGGTCATCTACATTTAGTTTGTTTGAATCATTTAActaa